A stretch of the Aphis gossypii isolate Hap1 chromosome 2, ASM2018417v2, whole genome shotgun sequence genome encodes the following:
- the LOC114126925 gene encoding proton channel OtopLc-like isoform X3 produces the protein MHSICELTEQDSLDDHFSHINRKLVQRSSKMGRSNGLKSSRTLMNILTSRGTDMLQHTEPFHHFWVTLSSLYGMILVILMFAICLIEVMDNPVKLLSIQGIYLMYLYLGSIAVIICIYVWVLIDSCVSLTSDETEIVTSDSSSPGVFTLNRFNSLKQFSSLKRAHISRSKTSDTSFYLRVGALVFGLGTLVFNGLEMAMYSMMDISCLNDVIFVHPILHGLFTFLQMHFLFINSQVLVERFGLAARFGFMHLAATNIALWVRLVIWESGIEWIYFIHLAQTSNIGMSASTYESSIPTPLQLRGFPSFITSRHTRDLKPDYNGTFRNSIYQPVSENHVTQVVTLHHCLNTNSLGQLLTSSMPYLYPFIVQFSLIAAGVTYVMGQNVGTCQVKPLKRNTQKPPPSSSLAPKDPQKDSAAQLGRLYVSQGVSFSGANKGLFLGLLTLVMVIVVVIIFLVVKDDADFATDTLFWMTSTTLATILSTGTLLGCVGLYQVRKLCHNGNQLTALDTMLATVSSAGVVLYALFSVMVGAVGVATSQPDTPEQKIDAMLTAVNVLQLVHVAVQSSLTAEAYRRSSWSRHQMFTKPGRQVITYLLCSNIALWMFDSFITQSWLNQERQLRFMGLLSWGLLSRISLPLVVFYRFHSGVLLLQIWQKSYR, from the exons TATGCTACAACATACGGAACCTTT ccATCACTTTTGGGTGACTCTCAGCTCCCTTTACGGAATGATTTTGGTTATCCTCATGTTCGCCATCTGTTTAATAGAAGTAATGGACAATCCTGTTAAACTATTATCAATCCAGGGGATTTAccttatgtacctatacttggGAAGCATAGccgttattatatgtatttatgtgtgGGTGCTAATCGATTCGTGCGTTAGCTTAACTTCAGACGAAACTGAAATCGTCACGTCCGACTCATCATCGCCAGGTGTCTTTACATTGAACCGGTTCAACTCGTTGAAACAATTCAGTTCATTAAAACGTGCGCATATTTCACGTTCAAAGACTTCGGACACCAGCTTCTATTTGAGAGTAGGAGCTTTAG TGTTTGGTTTGGGAACGCTTGTATTCAATGGTTTAGAAATGGCTATGTATTCCATGATGGATATTAGCTGTTTAAACGATGTCATATTCGTGCATCCAATACTACACGgactgtttacatttttacaaatgcATTTTCTTTTCATAAATTCTcag GTGTTAGTCGAAAGGTTTGGTTTGGCCGCCAGATTCGGATTCATGCATTTAGCTGCAACAAACATTGCTTTATGGGTGCGGTTGGTAATCTGGGAAAGTGGTATTGAATGGATTTACTTCATCCATCTAGCACAGACGTCGAACATAGGCATGTCGGCATCAACATATGAATCTAGTATTCCTACGCCCCTACAACTGCGTGGATTTCCCAGTTTTATCACCTCGAGACACACCCGAGACTTAAAACCAG ATTATAACGGAACGTTTAGAAATTCCATTTATCAACCTGTGTCCGAGAATCACGTGACACAAGTAGTAACACTTCATCATTGTTTAAACACTAATTCACTTGGTCAACTTTTAACGTCTTCTATGCCATATCTCTATCCGTTCATTGTGCAATTTAG TTTAATTGCTGCTGGAGTGACGTATGTGATGGGCCAGAACGTGGGCACTTGTCAGGTGAAACCATTGAAACGAAACACACAAAAACCAccaccgtcgtcgtcgttggcACCCAAAGATCCGCAAAAAGACTCGGCCGCCCAGCTGGGACGGCTGTACGTGTCCCAGGGCGTGAGCTTTTCGGGCGCCAACAAAGGCTTGTTCCTCGGTCTACTGACGTTGGTCATGGTGATCGTGGTGGTCATCATATTTCTGGTGGTCAAGGACGACGCGGACTTTGCGACCGACACTCTGTTTTGGATGACGTCCACTACGCTGGCCACCATACTGTCCACCGGCACGCTATTGGGCTGCGTGGGCCTCTATCAGGTCCGCAAGCTGTGCCACAACGGCAACCAGCTGACGGCGTTGGACACGATGCTGGCCACCGTATCGAGCGCAGGCGTAGTTCTGTACGCGCTGTTCAGCGTCATGGTGGGTGCTGTCGGCGTAGCCACGTCGCAGCCTGACACCCCAGAACAGAAAATAGACGCTATGCTGACCGCCGTCAACGTTCTGCAGCTGGTCCACGTGGCTGTCCAGAGCTCACTGACCGCCGAGGCTTACAGGAGGAGTTCGTGGTCGAGACATCAAATGTTCACCAAACCCGGTCGTCAG GTAATCACATACTTGTTGTGTAGCAACATAGCTTTGTGGATGTTTGACTCGTTTATCACGCAGAGTTGGCTTAATCAAGAAAGACAATTGCGTTTCATGGGTTTACTATCCTGGGGACTACTGTCCAGGATATCGCTGCCACTAGTAGTTTTCTACAGATTCCATTCAGGAGTACTTTTGTTACAGATCTGGCAAAAATCATACAGATGA
- the LOC114126953 gene encoding zinc finger MYM-type protein 3, with protein MADELNAEAASSATTSENNELMIPFVESLELIHTDKTDKEHVENVTTNNCAIIAQDINEPIGSNEEINSLITNTEHESNNIDLEKNVEEIHANEKLLSVDNQSKLDQINTDVTECLNNDKLAISVPNVENKIMESISQIEINTDQVDQIVVKDISDPSTVDILKSIKNNDSNKCNGEEIITKEDSVINEKSSMSEERLNQNNMILNTEISQEQHAQNDLSETLMKTSSRPQRQAAKKAENQIREIAKEIIKPIDSIEEKIIDAVEELSSPLKKVCCQCNRFRLCKFTVNDYKSMYLCQEDCVENYRKKNSRSNFEKKCQHCLSVILGNEDKSYYWQTKHFCSVDCLGYYQNTVFDSNCINCQKPIASDVDLGKYCRYISGKLLQFCGTACSGSYENRLNVCSFCQKDSIDCDFEDFCSSFCQTKDYESRRKHTELDSSSMDFSTNEKSQVFDICNVCFCKLNSSHTNEFQILSNTNSLFKFCSNECLNKFIVSKKRTVSCSLCKVKKFNIDMISTKNVSSNSPTYICSLNCIHQQQESPASKSKKIICDKCGLNSQARYKTSHIGTTYNFCSQNCLNLFQSGKKQKSKSKSKNGKKSSASRISTRQSARKEDNNVSDSDGIHNSQQKTSKAKHKTSRKISYKNEVSKIDKEVQTDQTGSKGVIIPVPVPVYIPMPMHMYVMPYPVPVPFPIPLPIPIFIPTTKNTTKAIFKDIKKIREETPADPFEAELLLMAGMVANDLKQENVSSSDSENDTSNNEYNDDTKVVSSSARNTNSFGDDVLAMALNMAGADTESLEGTDEISTMTSNDQTNPIIDDVEANLVSSTIMPQTPDPMENITQENMISSPQDMLCRPPRKRAPRSQSQRNSNSKRSRKNEYPQAQCVQSGLIQQVVQNPLYTIPLSIVKPDANMCLKYTLGVNAWRQWACTKSIEFEKTLSSYVCGAKKTNIFKLDLLQLTAYELNYCLCLFVKEVRKPNGSEYAPDTIYYLCLGVQQYLFENGRIDNIFTDMSFEKFTDTLNEIAKRFTELYSDTKYIVTRVEEEYLWESKQLGAHSPYVLLCTLIFFNTKHFNLTSVEEHMQLSFSHIMKHWKRNPNQPSTSGVKAPGTYRNVLLRFYPPQASIDSPNSRKKKVYEQHENEENPLRCPVKLYEFYLSKCPESVKTRNDLFYLTPERSCVPDSPVWYSTCALNKESLEKMLNRVKMVKEINVALLSS; from the exons ATGGCCGATGAATTAAATGCCGAAGCCGCTTCATCAGCGACGACCTCAGAAAACAACGAATTAATGATCCCATTTGTAGAGTCGCTTGAACTCATTCATACCGATAAAACTGACAAGGAACACGTGGAAAATGTAACTACTAACAATTGTGCAATTATCGCTCAAGACATCAATGAACCTATTGGTAGTAATGAAGAAATTAATAGTTTGATAACAAACACAGAACatgaaagtaataatatagatttagaaaaaaatgttgaagaaATACATGCCAATGAAAAGCTATTGAGTGTTGATAATCAAAGCAAACTCGATCAAATTAATACAGATGTAACTGAATGCTTGAATAATGACAAACTTGCTATATCTGTTCCTAACgttgaaaacaaaatcatgGAATCAATTAgtcaaattgaaattaatactgACCAAGTTGATCAAATAGTTGTTAAAGATATTTCAG acccATCAAcagttgatattttaaaatctatcaaaaataatgattcaaataaatgtaatggtGAAGAAATAATTACCAAGGAAGATAgtgttataaatgaaaaaagttcTATGAGTGAAGAACGCctgaatcaaaataatatgatattaaatactgaaatatcTCAAGAACAACATGCACAAAATGATTTAAGTGAAACACTTATGAAAACAAGTTCTAGACCACAACGCCAAGCTGCAAAAAAAGCAGAAAACCAAATCAga GAAATAGCTAAAGAGATAATCAAACCTATTGATagtattgaagaaaaaattatagatgcAGTTGAAGAGTTATCCTCTCCTTTAAAAAAAGTGTGCTGTCAATGTAACAgg tttCGTTTGTGTAAATTTACTGTCAACGATTATAAGTCTATGTACCTGTGTCAAGAAGACTGTGTTGAAAactatcgtaaaaaaaatagtcggagcaattttgaaaaaaaatgccaaCATTGTCTATCAGTGATTTTAGGAAATGAAGATAAGAGTTACTATTGgcaaactaaacatttttgttctgTAGATTGTTTAG gttactatcaaaatacagtttttgattcaaattgtataaactGTCAAAAACCAATTGCATCAGATGTTGATTTAGGAAAATATTGTCGTTATATATCTGGTAAACTATTACAGTTTTGTGGGACAGCTTGCTCTGGAAGTTATGAAAATCGGTTAAATGTATGCAGTTTTTGTCAAAAAGATTCAATTGATTGTGATTttgaa gatttCTGTTCATCATTTTGTCAAACTAAAGACTATGAATCACGAAGAAAACATACTGAATTAGATAGTTCTTCTATGGATTTTAGCACAAATGAAAAATCACAAGTCTTTG aTATATGCAATGTATGCTtctgtaaattaaattcttcacACACTAATgagtttcaaattttaagtaatacaaatagtttatttaagttttgttcaaatgaatgtttaaataaatttattgtatcaaaAAAGAGAACTGTTTCTTGTTCACTATGCAAA GTTAAAAAGTTTAACATTGATATGATTTCTACCAAAAACGTTTCTTCCAATAGTCCAACATATATATGTTCATTAAACTGTATACATCAACAACAAGAATCACCGgcatcaaaatcaaaaaa AATTATTTGTGATAAGTGTGGTTTAAATTCTCAAGCACGCTATAAAACAAGTCATATTGGAACCACCTACAATTTTTGCAGCCaaaactgtttaaatttatttcaatctgGCAAAAAGCAAAAATCTAAATCTAAATCTAAAAACG gaaaaaaatctTCAGCCTCACGAATATCTACTCGGCAGTCTGCACGGAAAGAGGATAATAatgtttccgat AGCGATGGAATACATAATTCTCAGCAAAAAACTTCTAAAGCTAAACATAAAACTAGTAGAAAAATAAGTTACAAAAATGAGGTATCTAAAATTGACAAAGAAGTACAAACAG acCAAACGGGTAGTAAAGGAGTTATAATACCAGTTCCAGTGCCAGTTTACATTCCAATGCCTATGCATATGTATGTAATGCCATACCCAGTACCAGTGCCATTCCCAATACCTTTACCAATTccaatttttatacctacgaCTAAAAATACTACTAAAGCAATTTTTAAGGATATaaag aaaattagaGAAGAAACACCAGCTGATCCATTTGAAGCAGAACTGTTGCTTATGGCCGGAATGGTAGCTAATGATCTAAAGCAAGAAAATGTTTCATCATCTGATAGTGAAAACGATACATCAAATAAtg aatacaaCGATGATACTAAAGTGGTTTCATCAAGTGCTCGTAACACCAATTCTTTTGGAGATGATGTTCTTGCAATGGCCTTGAATATGGCAGGAGCAGATACTGAAAGTCTTGAAGGGACTGATGAGATATCTACCATGACTTCAAATGATCAAACAAATCCAATTATTGATGATGTTGAAGCAAACTTAGTATCTTCTACAATTATGCCTCAAACACCTGATCCAATGGAGA atataactCAAGAAAATATGATATCTTCCCCTCAAGATATGCTGTGTCGCCCTCCAAGAAAACGTGCTCCTCGATCACAGTCTCAGCGTAACTCAAATTCTAAACGCTCtcgtaaaaatgaatatcctCAGGCACAATGCGTCCAATCAGGATTAATACAACAAGTAGTACAAAATCCTCTTTATACCATTCCGTTGTCTATAGTCAAACCCGATGCAAATATGTGTCTCAAGTATACATTAGGAGTTAACGCCTGGCGACAGTGGGCATGTACAAAAAGTATAGAATTTGAGAAAACATTATCGAGTTATGTGTGTGGcgcaaaaaaaacaaatatatttaagttggaCCTCTTGCAATTAACAGCTTATgaactaaattattgtttatgctTGTTTGTGAAAGAGGTACGCAAGCCAAATGGAAGTGAATATGCACCagacacaatttattatttgtgtttaggtgttcaacaatatttattcgaAAATGGAcgaattgataatatatttactgataTGTCGTTTGAAAAATTTACTGATACTTTAAATGAAATAGCTAAAAGATTCACTGAACTCTATAGTGATAcaa agtATATCGTTACACGTGTTGAAGAAGAGTATCTTTGGGAAAGTAAACAGCTTGGGGCTCATTCTCCTTATGTGTTATTATGCACActgatatttttcaatactaaacattttaatttgact aGTGTGGAGGAACATATGCAACTATCATTTTCACATATTATGAAGCATTGGAAAAGAAATCCTAATCAGCCATCAACATCAGGGGTTAAAGCTCCAGGGACCTacagaaatgtattattgcgTTTTTATCCTCCACAAGCATCCATTG attcacCAAATTCACGAAAGAAAAAGGTGTATGAGCAGCATGAAAATGAAGAAAATCCATTAAGATGTCCTGTAAAGCTTTATGAATTCTACTTATCTAAAtg cCCAGAAAGTGTTAAAACAAGAAATGATTTGTTTTATCTGACTCCTGAAAGATCTTGTGTACCCGATAGCCCTGTGTGGTATTCAACTTGTGCATTAAATAAAGAATCGCTTGAAAAAATGCTCAATCGAGTTAAAATGGTAAAAGAAATCAACGTAGCTTTGTTATCTTCGTAG
- the LOC114126980 gene encoding prefoldin subunit 3, with product MEKEGSKQENNPRIPSAVFVDDVDKFMEKSENSSVEDVLKRLDEQHSKYKFFEYNLITKRKRLQSQLPDLENTLEMIQTMKAHKGQQLKTDFLLSDDVYAKAHIQGTDNVYLWLGANVMLEYNLDDATELISRNIQLATDNMRQVDDDLDFLRDQFTTTEVNMARVYNWDVKRRQAAKAKQ from the exons atggaAAAAGAAGGTAGCAAACAAGAAAATAATCCTCGAATACCATCAGCAGTGTTTGTG gaTGATGTAGATAAGTTTATggaaaaatcagaaaatagTAGCGTTGAAGATGTACTTAAAAGATTGGATGAACAACAtagcaaatataaattttttgaatataacttaattacaAAGAGAAAAAG ATTGCAATCACAATTACCAGATTTAGAAAATACACTCGAGATGATTCAAACTATGAAAGCTCATAAAGGACAACAGTTGAAGACAGACTTTTTATTATCAGATGATGTTTATGCCAAAGCTCATATACAAGGAACTGATAATGTGTATCTTTGGCTcggt GCTAATGTTATGTTGGAGTATAATTTAGACGATGCCACTGAACTTATTTCaagaaatatacaattagCCACTGATAATATGAGACAAGTTGATGATGATCTTGATTTTCtcag ggATCAGTTCACTACAACTGAGGTTAATATGGCCAGGGTTTACAACTGGGATGTAAAACGTCGACAAGCAGCCAAagctaaacaataa